From Vigna unguiculata cultivar IT97K-499-35 chromosome 5, ASM411807v1, whole genome shotgun sequence, the proteins below share one genomic window:
- the LOC114184669 gene encoding transcription factor DICHOTOMA-like, producing the protein MFPSSNYTSSGSYPRFPSSSSSSASPYPSFTFLHPENSSASTTFLHDPLSVTFIPTNYHAPMPETLANWAVADCAAAAMLNQDLGGALYGITKKPARKTAKKDRHSKIHTSQGLRDRRVRLSIEIARKFFDLQDMLGFDKASNTLDWLFTKSKKAIKELTRSKHSADSFEFSSSSDGEVVSVIHQQQQGVDLEEGKLKEPAYCVKAKMKESREKARARARERTSCKILCSGEGKVQESKKKCPATENHQILNQLRSPLQLHPQDLDGGVPRDDDFNVIEESIVIKRKLKHSLMSSIHHQNAVIPKEASVNNSDYHSFPNLSPNWEANNSAANGRSTFCAIASMNLSAGLQIFGKSWEECTNPHPT; encoded by the exons ATGTTCCCTTCCTCTAATTACACCTCCTCGGGCTCTTACCCTCGTTTcccttcttcatcttcttcttctgcttCGCCTTACCCTTCTTTCACTTTCCTTCACCCTGAAAATTCTTCCGCCAGCACCACCTTTCTCCATGATCCACTTTCTGTTACCTTCATACCAACTAACTATCATGCTCCAATGCCTGAAACACTGGCCAATTGGGCAGTTGCAGATTGTGCCGCTGCAGCAATGCTCAACCAGGATCTCGGTGGTGCCCTTTATGGCATCACCAAGAAACCAGCGAGGAAAACGGCCAAGAAAGACAGGCACAGCAAGATTCACACTTCTCAGGGCTTGAGGGACCGGAGGGTGAGGCTTTCCATTGAGATCGCACGCAAGTTCTTCGATCTTCAAGACATGTTAGGGTTTGATAAAGCCAGCAACACCCTCGACTGGCTCTTCACCAAGTCCAAGAAGGCAATTAAGGAGCTAACTCGAAGCAAGCACAGTGCTGATAGCTTCGAATTCTCTTCATCTTCGGATGGTGAAGTGGTTTCTGTGATCCACCAGCAGCAACAAGGGGTGGACTTGGAAGAGGGGAAGTTGAAAGAACCTGCTTATTGTGTCAAAGCAAAGATGAAGGAATCAAGGGAAAAAGCAAGGGCAAGAGCAAGGGAAAGGACTAGTTGCAAGATACTGTGCAGTGGGGAAGGGAAGGTGCAAGAATCCAAGAAAAAGTGCCCTGCAACTGAAAACCATCAAATCCTGAACCAGTTAAGGTCACCCCTTCAACTTCATCCTCAAGATTTAGATGGAGGAGTGCCAAGAGATGACGACTTCAACGTTATTGAGGAATCCATTGTCATCAAGAGAAAGTTGAAACACTCTCTGATGTCTTCCATTCATCACCAAAACGCTGTGATCCCTAAGGAAGCAAGTGTGAACAACAGTGACTACCACTCCTTCCCCAATTTGTCGCCAAATTGGGAAGCTAATAATAGTGCTGCCAATGGACGCTCCACCTTTTGTGCAATAGCCAGCATGAATCTTTCTGCAG GGCTTCAAATTTTTGGAAAATCTTGGGAGGAGTGCACCAATCCTCATCCTACCTAA
- the LOC114183006 gene encoding protein CROWDED NUCLEI 1 codes for MFTPQKVWSGWSLTPNKSGVRGRTGPGSDLGPNSEDGASAKEKGIVAVVENGGNNLDREVLVERVSSLEKELYEYQFNMGLLLIEKKEWTSKYTEQSQDLVEVKDALEREKAAHLIALSEVEKREENLRKALGVEKECVLDLEKALREMRSENAKIKFTAESKLAEANALVASVEEKSLEVEAKLRSADAKFAEISRKSSEFDRKSQDLESQESALRRDRLSFIAEQEAHESTLSKQREDLWEWEKKLQEGEERLAKGQRIINEREQRANENDRLCQQKEKDLEEAQKKIDATNITLRSKEEDVNNRLADIALKEKEYDSLRINLDLKEKELSAWEEKLNAKEKVEMQKILDEHNAILDVKKQEFEVELNEKRKSFEDGLKDKLAELEKKEAEINHMEEKVGKREQALEKKAEKLKEKEKEYEQKVKALKEREKSIKSEEKSLETTKKKIESEREELVTHMAEVEKIRSNNEQELLRINEEIERLKVTEEERSEYLRLQSQLKHEVDQYRHQKELLLKETEDLRQQKETFEREWDELDLKRADVDKELKSVIQQKEEILKLQQFEEEKLKNEKQAKEDHIRRELESLALAKESFAAEMELEKSSLAEKEQSQRNQMLLDFELQKKELEADMQNQLEQKEKDLIERKTLFEEKRESELNNINFLREVANREMDEMKLQRSKLEKEKQETDENKKHLESQRMEMQEDIDLLVDLNRKLKNQREQFIVERRRFIEFVEKLRGCQNCGEMISEFVLSDLQSSVDIENLEVPSLPKLAGDIILGDSIENLPSRQNIGASPATDPKSPVSAGTISWLRKCTSKIFKISPISKFESEDSGSLRDVNLSIEKTNREDSPGRIPGRENEAELSFDVVNDSFDGRRVLSGNDITEVEAADQDPSVENQSNVDSKALEESKAGQQQPRRGGGRPRVKRTHTVKAVLKEARGILGEAAELPGESVDNHETEFPNGNAEDSANVDSESQRPSSRRMPMNVRKRNRVQTSQMTVSGHDGDASEGHSDSVIPGQRKRRRQKAAAPPAQTAGETRYNLRRHRTGATTSSVRAISAGGKESQGEVDRVKDTEEEIVDSKVSHSLSVGITNENGGSVHLEQSIKGVETRDGYGGDTTGTFTNNITLSEEVNGTADDAEDNDGEYESHGEDAGGVENEDDEDYQQPGEASIGKKLWNFFTT; via the exons atGTTTACGCCGCAGAAGGTGTGGTCAGGTTGGTCCCTGACGCCAAACAAGAGTGGGGTTCGGGGCAGAACCGGGCCGGGTTCGGATTTGGGTCCGAATTCGGAAGATGGCGCGAGTGCGAAGGAGAAAGGTATCGTCGCGGTTGTTGAGAATGGCGGGAACAACTTGGATCGCGAGGTTTTGGTTGAGAGAGTTTCCAGCCTCGAGAAGGAG CTTTATGAGTACCAATTCAATATGGGACTTCTTTTGATTGAGAAAAAAGAGTGGACTTCTAAGTATACTGAACAAAGTCAAGATTTAGTAGAAGTGAAGGATGCTCTAGAACGAGAAAAAGCTGCTCATTTAATTGCTCTATCCGAGGTAGAGAAGCGAGAAGAGAATCTGAGGAAGGCCTTGGGTGTTGAGAAAGAGTGTGTTCTTGAT CTTGAGAAGGCTCTGCGAGAGATGCGATCAGAAAAtgctaaaattaaatttacagcAGAATCAAAGTTGGCTGAAGCAAATGCTTTAGTGGCTAGCGTTGAAGAGAAATCTTTAGAAGTAGAAGCCAAATTACGTTCGGCTGATGCCAAATTTGCAGAAATCAGCAGAAAGAGTTCAGAGTTTGATAGGAAATCACAAGACCTGGAGTCTCAAGAATCTGCACTTCGAAGGGATCGATTATCCTTCATTGCAGA GCAAGAAGCACATGAGAGTACATTGTCTAAGCAGAGAGAAGATTTGTGGGAATGGGAGAAGAAACTACAGGAGGGTGAAGAAAGGCTGGCCAAGGGTCAACGAATTATCAACGAAAGAGAGCAAAGGGCTAATGAGAATGACAGACTGTGCCAACAGAAAGAGAAGGACCTTGAAGAGGCCCAGAAGAAGATTGATGCAACTAATATAACACTGAGAAGTAAAGAAGAAGACGTGAACAATAGGCTTGCTGATATAGCTTTAAAAGAGAAG GAATACGATTCTCTGAGAATAAATTTGGATCTCAAAGAAAAGGAGCTATCTGCATGGGAGGAAAAGCTCAATGCTAAAGAAAAA GTTGAGATGCAGAAAATTCTTGATGAACACAATGCTATTCTTGATGTGAAGAAGCAAGAATTTGAGGTGGAATtgaatgagaaaagaaaatccTTTGAAGATGGATTGAAGGATAAATTGGCAGAACTGGAGAAAAAAGAAGCTGAAATCAATCACATGGAGGAGAAAGTTGGAAAACGGGAGCAAGCCTTGGAAAAGAAAGCAGAGAAGCttaaagagaaagagaaagagtatGAACAAAAAGTCAAAGCTTTGAAGGAAAGGGAGAAGTCTATTAAATCTGAGGAAAAAAGCTTGGAGACcacgaaaaagaaaatagaaagtgaGCGAGAGGAACTGGTCACACATATGGCTGAAGTTGAGAAAATAAGAAGTAACAATGAACAAGAGTTGTTGAGGATTAATGAAGAGATTGAACGTCTTAAAGTAACTGAGGAAGAGAGGTCTGAATACCTGCGATTGCAGTCACAATTGAAGCATGAAGTTGATCAGTACAGACACCAGAAAGAGCTACTTCTGAAGGAAACTGAAGATTTAAGACAACAAAAAGAgacttttgaaagagaatgggatGAGCTAGATCTGAAGAGAGCAGATGTTGACAAAGAGCTGAAAAGTGTGATTCAACAGAAGGAAGAAATACTGAAACTACAAcaatttgaagaagaaaagttaaagaacGAGAAGCAGGCCAAAGAGGACCATATACGAAGGGAGTTAGAATCTCTTGCATTGGCTAAAGAGTCATTCGCAGCAGAAATGGAGTTGGAGAAGTCAAGCCTAGCTGAAAAAGAACAAAGTCAAAGGAACCAAATGCTTCTGGATTTTGAGCTGCAGAAAAAGGAACTTGAAGCTGATATGCAGAATCAGTTAGAGCAGAAGGAAAAAGACTTGATTGAGAGAAAGACGTTATTTGAGGAAAAGAGAGAGAGTGAATTAAACAACATTAACTTCTTGAGAGAAGTAGCTAACAGAGAAATGGACGAAATGAAGCTTCAAAGAAGTAAGttagaaaaagagaaacaagaaACTGATGAGAATAAAAAACATCTTGAAAGTCAAAGGATGGAAATGCAAGAGGACATAGATTTACTTGTTGATCTCAACAGGAAGCTGAAAAATCAGAGGGAACAATTTATTGTGGAAAGGCGACGTTTTATTGAATTTGTTGAGAAACTTCGGGGTTGCCAAAACTGTGGGGAAATGATCTCTGAATTTGTGCTGTCTGATTTACAATCTTCAGTTGACATTGAGAACTTAGAGGTGCCTTCTCTTCCAAAATTAGCAGGTGATATTATTCTGGGAGATTCCATTGAAAATTTACCTTCAAGGCAAAACATTGGAGCATCTCCTGCAACAGATCCAAAGTCACCTGTTTCTGCTGGCACTATCTCTTGGCTACGGAAATGTACCTCtaagatttttaaaatctcCCCAATTAGTAAGTTTGAATCCGAAGATTCTGGTTCTCTAAGAGATGTGAATTTGTCTATAGAGAAAACTAACAGGGAAGATTCACCAGGAAGAATTCCTGGCCGTGAAAATGAAGCAGAGTTGTCGTTTGATGTTGTAAATGATTCTTTTGATGGTCGGAGGGTACTATCTGGCAATGACATCACAGAGGTTGAAGCTGCCGATCAAGATCCCTCAGTTGAAAACCAGAGCAACGTTGACAGTAAGGCACTAGAAGAATCAAAGGCTGGGCAGCAGCAACCTCGCAGGGGAGGGGGAAGACCCAGAGTAAAGCGCACACACACTGTGAAAGCTGTTCTCAAAGAGGCTAGGGGTATACTTGGGGAAGCTGCTGAATTGCCTGGGGAATCAGTGGATAATCATGAAACTGAGTTTCCAAATGGAAATGCTGAGGATTCTGCCAATGTGGATTCTGAAAGTCAGAGACCATCCAGTAGAAGAATGCCTATGAATGTCAGAAAGCGTAACCGGGTTCAAACATCTCAAATGACTGTAAGTGGGCATGATGGAGATGCCAGTGAAGGACATTCTGACAGTGTCATACCAGGGCAGCGCAAAAGAAGGCGACAGAAGGCTGCTGCTCCACCTGCACAAACTGCTGGTGAAACAAGATATAATTTGAGACGACACAGAAC TGGAGCCACAACTTCATCCGTTAGAGCTATTTCTGCTGGTGGCAAAGAAAGTCAAGGAGAGGTTGATCGTGTAAAAGATACAGAAGAGGAAATTGTTGACTCAAAAGTTTCTCATTCCCTTTCGGTGGGCATTACTAATGAGAATGGTGGAAGCGTACATCTTGAGCAG TCTATTAAAGGTGTTGAGACAAGGGACGGTTATGGTGGTGATACCACAGGGACCTTCACAAACAATATAACCTTGAGTGAGGAGGTGAATGGAACAGCAGATGATGCGGAGGACAATGATGGTGAGTATGAATCCCATGGGGAAGATGCCGGTGGAGTTGAGAACGAGGATGACGAAGATTACCAACAACCCGGTGAAGCTTCAATAGGGAAGAAGCTTTGGAATTTTTTTACGACATAA
- the LOC114185066 gene encoding translation initiation factor eIF-2B subunit delta-like, with the protein MDARRAPRAVIDPKVRRVGFFAPPDRSQSGPPHLISLDVSPAANSLSPVMIPPPRHSSENLSLHARPAPTSPSVEESVTAESYSSSSEFFPAPMSPAPSSYTSRMVVDDGDFFDGGKVASSSPRGGVDLTATKASSVLASELATVAVVNADSRAIGERERADKAGGSAMEMKDQALNTKPKKEKTSKAERRALQEAQRAAKAAAKAEGNKASGTLASVNVKPAKAAKPPQKFDNASVTASEKKGVDRSQEKDRKKDVPQPRMQYDDKSRVEKAKRRAVVKQTEVKNRVELFRHLPQYEHGSQLPDLEAKFFHLGPVHPAVYKVGLQYLSGDITGGNARCIAMLRAFQEAIKDYRVPSEKTLVRDLTARLSSYVSFLIECRPLSISMGNAIRFLKSRIAKLPLTLSESESKTSLQSDVERFINEKIILADKVIVKHAITKIRDGDVLLTYGSSSAVEMVLLHAHELGKQFRVVVVDSRPRLRGKLLLRRLVEKGLSCTYTHINAVSYIMNEVTRVFLGASSVLSNGTVYSAVGTACVAMVAHAFRVPVLVCCEAYKFHERVQHDSICSNELGDPDIISRVQSREDVNHLEGWAHTENLQLLNLIYDATPSDYVSMIITDYGMVPPTSVPVIVREYSREQVWI; encoded by the exons ATGGATGCGCGTAGAGCTCCACGCGCCGTTATTGATCCTAAGGTCCGCAGAGTCGGGTTCTTCGCCCCGCCCGACCGCTCTCAATCGGGTCCACCACACCTGATCTCACTTGACGTCTCTCCCGCAGCCAACTCCCTCTCGCCGGTCATGATCCCACCGCCGCGCCATTCGTCGGAGAATCTCAGCCTCCACGCCCGTCCCGCGCCGACTTCTCCATCCGTCGAGGAATCAGTCACTGCCGAGAGCTATTCTAGCTCGTCGGAGTTCTTTCCCGCTCCGATGTCTCCAGCGCCGTCCTCTTACACGAGCAGGATGGTTGTCGACGACGGAGACTTCTTCGACGGCGGTAAGGTGGCATCTTCGTCTCCTCGCGGAGGGGTTGACTTGACGGCGACGAAGGCCAGTAGCGTTTTGGCAAGCGAATTAGCCACGGTTGCGGTGGTGAATGCTGATTCCCGTGCAATTGGCG AAAGAGAGAGAGCAGACAAAGCAGGAGGATCAGCCATGGAAATGAAAGACCAAGCTCTGAATACTAAACCGAAGAAAGAAAAGACGTCAAAAGCTGAAAGACGAGCTCTTCAAGAAGCTCAACGAGCTGCTAAGGCTGCTGCAAAAG CTGAAGGAAATAAGGCATCTGGAACTCTGGCTTCAGTGAATGTAAAACCAGCTAAAGCTGCAAAGCCCCCACAAAAATTTGATAATGCTTCAGTTACAGCCTCTGAGAAGAAAGGGGTTGATCGTTCACAAGAAAAAGATAGAAAGAAAGATGTTCCTCAACCGCGGATGCAATATGATGATAAAAGCAGAGTGGAGAAAGCCAAAAGACGTGCTGTGGTAAAACAAACTGAAGTTAAGAACAGAGTTGAACTATTCAGGCATTTGCCACAGTATGAACATGGGAGTCAGCTACCAGATCTTGAGGCAAAGTTTTTCCACCTTGGCCCTGTGCATCCCGCTGTTTATAAG GTAGGCTTGCAGTATCTGTCTGGAGATATAACTGGTGGCAATGCTCGTTGTATTGCTATGCTTCGAGCGTTTCAAGAGGCCATTAAAGACTACAGGGTTCCATCGGAAAAGACTTTGGTGAGAGACTTAACGGCAAGATTGAGTAGTTATGTTTCTTTTCTCATTGAGTGTCGACCACTTTCTATCAGTATGGGCAATGCAATTAGATTTCTCAAAAGTCGAATTGCCAAGCTACCTTTGACGTTGTCCGAATCAGAATCAAAAACCTCTCTTCAATCAGATGTTGAGCGTTTCATAAATGAGAAAATTATACTTGCCGACAAGGTGATAGTCAAGCATGCTATCACAAAAATAAGGGACGGTGATGTTCTTCTTACTTATGGGTCTTCATCGGCAGTTGAAATGGTACTGTTACATGCACACGAGTTAGGTAAACAGTTTCGAGTTGTAGTGGTAGACTCTCGTCCAAGACTTAGAGGGAAACTTTTGCTTCGTAGGCTTGTGGAGAAGGGTCTTAGCTGTACATACACTCATATAAATGCTGTTTCCTACATAATGAATGAAGTTACTCGAGTATTTCTGGGTGCTTCATCAGTGTTGTCTAATGGGACAGTTTATTCAGCAGTTGGGACTGCTTGTGTTGCAATGGTTGCCCATGCATTTCGTGTCCCTGTTTTAGTATGCTGTGAGGCTTATAAATTTCATGAAAGGGTGCAGCATGATTCCATATGTTCAAATGAGCTTG GTGATCCTGACATCATTTCTAGGGTTCAGAGTAGAGAGGATGTGAATCACTTGGAAGGTTGGGCCCATACTGAAAATCTGCAACTTCTAAATCTGAT CTATGATGCAACACCTTCAGATTACGTTTCCATGATAATCACAGATTATGGCATG GTCCCACCCACAAGTGTACCTGTAATTGTAAGGGAATATAGCAGGGAACAGGTGTGGATATGA